The proteins below come from a single Camelus bactrianus isolate YW-2024 breed Bactrian camel chromosome 2, ASM4877302v1, whole genome shotgun sequence genomic window:
- the SYNPO2 gene encoding synaptopodin-2 isoform X4, producing MSPNTKYILNSRLFTAFCFTQGSDHRKENEGLRRSESLSEKQVKEAKSKCKSIALLLTDAPNPNSKGVLMFKKRRRRARKYTLVSYGTGELEREADEEEEEGDKEDTCEVAFLGASESEVDEELLSDIDDNTQVVNFDWDSGLVDIEKKLNRGDKMEMLPDTTGKGALMFAKRRERMDQITAQKEEERMGGVPSREPDAAQTDGLRAMTSYQRKEEESVRVQSSVSKSYIEVSPSLGHVPQQNGFTGVSETAEAQRMMPMNRTAKPFPGSVNQPTTPFSPTRNLTSPIADFPAPPPYSAVTPPPEGFSRAVSSPTAGPAQPPPWPQPAPWSQSAFYDSSERIASRDERIAVPAKRTGILQEAKRRSTTKPMFTFKEPKVSPNPELLSLLQNSEGKRGTGAGGDSGPEEDYLSLGAEACNFMQSSSAKQKTPPPVAPKPAVKSSSSQPVTPVSPVWSPGVAPTQPPAFPTSNPSQGTMVSSIKIAQPSYPPARPASALNLAGPFKGPQATVASLNYTPKPAAPTPTVNTAHAGAVRPSNELPGMSGKGAQLFAKRQSRMEKYVVDSDTVQAHAARAQSPTPSLPAGWKYSSNVRAPPPMAYNPIHSPSYPLAAVKSQPSGPQASKTSKKKGKKPLNALDVMKHQPYQLNASLFTFQPPDAKGGLPTKSSVKVSSVPAMKQALPPRPVNAGSPTNVQASSVYSVPAYSSQPSFFAEATSPVSASPVPVAIPTSPKRESASTSYFVAPRPKFSAKKSGVTVQEIERSLSLPGRPVPPIISTASPWVFQPAYSYSSKPTDGLEKANKRLTPWEAAAKSPLGLVDDAFTPRNIQESIVANVVSAAQRKVLPGPPKEWNERLAYVPQTQKANMGSFGRQEYNVASLPSNNMPTNSQYGSQVPYEYYRQPSRNDSEIMSMETRSDYCLSVANCNYNPHPRGWRRQT from the exons GGCTCAGAAGGAGTGAAAGTCTATCAGAAAAGCAGGTGAAAGAAGCAAAATCTAAATGCAAAAGCATTGCCCTCCTTCTAACAGATGCCCCCAACCCCAACTCCAAGGGGGTGTTGATGTTTAAGAAGCGTCGTCGGAGGGCCAGGAAATACACCCTAGTCAGCTACGGGACTGGTGAACTTGAGCGAGAGGCAgacgaggaggaggaagagggtgacAAAGAAGATACATGTGAAGTAGCATTTCTGGGTGCAAGTGAATCAGAGGTGGATGAAGAGTTATTGTCTGATATTGACGACAACACACAAGTTGTGAACTTTGACTGGGACTCTGGACTAGTggacattgaaaagaaactgaacaGAGGGGACAAGATGGAGATGTTGCCAGACACCACAGGCAAGGGGGCCCTCATGTTTgccaagaggagagagagaatggatcAGATCACAGCCCAAaaagaggaggagaggatgggTGGAGTGCCAAGCAGAGAACCAGATGCTGCCCAGACCGATGGCCTGAGAGCCATGACTTCCTaccaaaggaaggaagaagaatcaGTGAGAGTGCAGAGCTCCGTGAGCAAAAGCTACATTGAGGTGAGCCCTAGTCTTGGCCATGTGCCCCAACAGAATGGCTTCACTGGGGTGTCTGAGacagcagaggctcagaggatgATGCCTATGAATAGAACAGCCAAACCCTTCCCAGGGTCTGTGAACCAGCCAACAACCCCTTTCTCCCCAACCCGAAACCTGACAAGTCCCATCGCTGACTTTCCTGCACCTCCACCTTATTCTGCAGTCACACCCCCACCTGAAGGCTTCTCCAGAGCAGTGTCAAGTCCGACAGCTGGCCCGGCACAGCCTCCTCCGTGGCCCCAGCCTGCCCCATGGTCCCAGTCAGCCTTTTATGATTCGTCTGAACGAATAGCCTCCCGGGATGAAAGGATCGCAGTGCCAGCAAAAAGAACAGGAATATTGCAGGAGGCCAAAAGGAGAAGCACAACAAAACCCATGTTCACTTTTAAAGAGCCCAAAGTAAGTCCAAATCCTGAACTCTTGTCACTTCTTCAAAATTCAGAAGGCAAAAGGGGCACTGGAGCAGGAGGTGATTCTGGACCCGAAGAAGACTACCTCAGTTTAGGAGCAGAGGCTTGTAATTTCATGCAGAGCTCCTCTGCGAAACAAAAGACCCCACCTCCTGTTGCTCCAAAGCCTGCTGTCAAGTCCTCATCTTCCCAACCAGTAACTCCAGTTTCTCCGGTCTGGTCACCAGGAGTGGCTCCAACCCAACCTCCTGCCTTCCCCACATCCAACCCATCACAGGGCACCATGGTCTCCTCCATCAAAATAGCCCAGCCTTCTTATCCTCCTGCCCGGCCCGCAAGTGCTCTGAACCTGGCTGGTCCCTTCAAAGGACCACAAGCAACGGTAGCCAGCCTGAACTACACTCCCAAGCCAGCAGCTCCCACACCAACAGTAAACACTGCTCATGCTGGTGCAGTCAGACCATCCAATGAGCTTCCGGGAATGAGTGGGAAAGGAGCCCAGCTCTTCGCTAAAAGGCAGTCGAGGATGGAGAAGTATGTGGTGGATTCGGACACGGTGCAGGCCCACGCTGCCCGTGCTCAGTCTCCCACTCCATCTCTACCGGCCGGTTGGAAGTACTCCTCCAACGTCCGTGCACCTCCTCCCATGGCCTACAATCCTATCCACTCCCCCTCCTACCCACTGGCCGCAGTCAAGTCTCAGCCGTCAGGCCCACAGGCCTCCAAAACAAGCAAGAAAAAGGGCAAGAAACCCCTCAATGCTTTGGATGTCATGAAGCACCAACCATATCAGCTAAATGCGTCCTTGTTTACTTTCCAACCTCCAGATGCAAAAGGTGGCCTCCCAACAAAGTCATCAGTCAAGGTCAGTTCAGTGCCAGCCATGAAACAAGCTCTTCCTCCTCGGCCAGTGAATGCTGGCTCGCCCACTAACGTGCAGGCTTCGTCCGTGTACTCAGTACCAGCCTACAGCTCTCAGCCTTCCTTCTTCGCCGAGGCCACCTCACCAGTCAGCGCCTCCCCGGTGCCGGTGGCCATTCCTACCTCTCCAAAGCGAGAATCAGCCTCAACATCTTACTTTGTGGCACCGAGGCCGAAGTTTTCAGCCAAGAAAAGTGGTGTCACAGTGCAG GAGATTGAACGCTCTCTTTCTCTTCCCGGAAGACCAGTACCGCCCATCATCTCTACAGCATCTCCTTGGGTATTTCAGCCTGCTTATAGCTACTCTAGCAAACCAACTGATGGGCTAGAGAAAGCAAACAAGAGACTAACTCCTTGGGAAGCAGCAGCCAAGTCTCCTCTTGGTCTAGTGGATGATGCCTTTACACCCAGAAACATCCAGGAATCCATTGTGGCAAATGTGGTCTCCGCAGCTCAGAGGAAGGTGCTTCCAGGGCCGCCAAAAGAGTGGAATGAAAGACTGGCCTATGTTCCCCAAACCCAGAAGGCCAATATGGGCTCATTTGGAAGGCAAGAGTATAATGTTGCATCCCTACCCAGTAACAATATGCCCACCAACTCCCAATATGGTTCACAGGTGCCATATGAGTATTACAGGCAGCCTTCCAGAAATGATTCTGAAATAATGTCCATGGAGACTAGGTCTGATTACTGTCTTTCAGTAGCCAATTGCAACTATAACCCACACCCAAGGGGATGGAGACGCCaaacataa